One region of Oryza sativa Japonica Group chromosome 10, ASM3414082v1 genomic DNA includes:
- the LOC9269880 gene encoding LOW QUALITY PROTEIN: leucine-rich repeat extensin-like protein 5 (The sequence of the model RefSeq protein was modified relative to this genomic sequence to represent the inferred CDS: inserted 1 base in 1 codon; substituted 2 bases at 2 genomic stop codons) yields the protein MGTAAAAVEATTTMGSXRGRRRWCRSTARTGTACLSVSTSSPWTXSFSPSSCASSSEVRSPAPSITSLSISGYLNSTPPSSVLEDLAVYRLYKIRRKEDTEPVNAAAAASSTDKPSTPEALPPPTPPPRPLLNMAGSSSATSLLPPQLPGLAGSSSTMPLALPLQLPGLPGSSAAMSXLPGLAGEMTSMADQANMASTSQASAPSSELPQDWYDEYEVAYGAAAPPSPSTISCAALPSSPTAWWPSSIGGPVQHDGYLGMADPASCNTLEHLLPSAAIPPEPMAPPKNSPAAPPPADAGGNYDHPELADYGGGVQAQHEHHQPQELTDGADGDAQLELGAAEFDSERVAEMISQIMDGEFVFKFEDDTIVSFNEVAAAPMLIDGGGDGDGDGADGGVGDDPFDN from the exons atggggacggcggcggcagcggtggaagcaacaacaacaatgggaagttgaaggggaaggagaaggtggtgcCGGAGTACGGCAAGAACCGGCACGGCATGCCTGTCGGTTTCTACTTCGTCCCCATGGACCTAGAGCTTTTCGCCATCCTCATGTGCAAGCTCGTCCGAGGTGAGGTCCCCGGCGCCCTCAATAACGTCTTTGAGCATATCAGGATACTTGAATTCCACCCCGCCCTCCTCCGTG CTTGAGGACCTTGCCGTGTACCGCCTGTACAAGATCAGAAGGAAGGAGGACACAGAGCCGGTGAAcgctgccgccgcggcgtcgagcACGGACAAGCCCTCCACGCCGGAGGCACTGCCACCGCCTacgccaccgccacggccaTTGCTGAACATGGCCGGATCATCGTCGGCAACGTCGCTACTGCCACCGCAATTGCCAGGCCTGGCTGGGTCGTCGTCGACGATGCCGCTGGCACTGCCACTGCAGCTGCCTGGCCTGCccgggtcgtcggcggcgatgt CTCTGCCGGGCTTGGCTGGAGAGATGACGTCCATGGCGGACCAGGCGAACATGGCCTCGACGTCACAGGCGTCAGCACCGTCGTCGGAGCTCCCGCAGGACTGGTACGACGAGTACGAGGTCGCGTACGgtgccgcggcgccgccgtctcctagCACGATCAGCTGCGCGGCGCtgccgagctcgccgacggcgtGGTGGCCGTCATCGATCGGCGGGCCGGTGCAGCACGACGGCTACCTCGGGATGGCGGATCCTGCGTCGTGTAATACGTTGGAACACCTGTTGCCCAGCGCGGCGATCCCACCAGAGCCAATGGCGCCGCCGAAgaactcgccggcggcgccaccaccggccgacgccggcggcaacTACGACCACCCGGAGCTCGCCgactacggcggcggcgtccaggcGCAGCACGAGCATCATCAGCCGCAGGAGCTGACGGATGGCGCGGACGGCGACGCACAGCTAGAGCTAGGCGCCGCGGAGTTTGATTCCGAACGAGTAGCCGAAATGATATCCCAAATAATGGATGGTGAATTCGTGTTTAAATTTGAGGACGACACCATTGTTAGCTTcaacgaggtggcggcggcgccgatgttGATCGACGGCGgtggggacggcgacggcgatggtgcAGATGGAGGTGTCGGAGATGATCCATTCGATAATTAG
- the LOC4348571 gene encoding origin of replication complex subunit 3, with the protein MAAPPGEAPLTAATNIEPFYVLHKGGAAASSSSSSAPSLPSSGRARRRIDVSGLASPNPKPGKRSRDDDAAEDDDDDELYERLRLDAFHRVWSKIQSTINEVLRGISLKLFDQVLRWVQESFSAVRSIARPSAAEVRQPYPLLTDVICRKIPTAFVLTKNAEFVDDITTFRDLAEYLESNGCHLAKLSATELSEKNGVGCCFRSLLRQLLSDVPDVADIFALASWYSAAENYDQPIVVVIDDLEQCSGDVLGELVMMLSEWVIKIPIFFVMGIATTLDAPRKLLSSEDLQRLEPCKLTLGSPSDRMNALVEAILVKPCAGFCISHEVAVFLRNYFFKHDGTITSFISALKLACSKHFSVEPLSFLCMGMLEEDRENFWHDKFNALPQELRKYASGLPSCTREKDSTKSGDNMVDGLSELMNIQKDWSSVLLCLYEAGKHGKVQLLDIFCEAVNPDLHTQKAPNLPNEKSGTSRRFIDQVMDTIRYLPVETLFCLLEVWSIHLNGMDKITNKVKELQSTTISTDSVRITKDKWPRRSTNSTGNSTVALNDKVAMLLDDVTRKFLVSVECLPFHEIVCFKNVSILQSALIGNPRRMVQLDLVKSHKHLKCSCCRKNGIAVLASMHDTSIMCNLAQEYGDVINLHDWYISFDGIINSVHSKIKRKPHTSPSKKKSKPVAAESEAMIQARFCRAVTELQITGLLRMPSKRRPDLVQRIAFGL; encoded by the exons ATGGCTGCGCCGCCCGGTGAGGCTccgctcaccgccgccaccaacaTCGAG CCGTTCTATGTCCTCCACAAGGGCGGCGCCGctgcctcgtcgtcctcctcgtcggctcccTCGCTGCCGTCGTCCGGCCGGGCGCGCCGCCGGATCGACGTTTCCGGGCTGGCATCTCCCAACCCCAAACCCGGGAAGAGAtcccgcgacgacgacgccgctgaggacgacgacgacgacgagctgtaCGAGCGGCTCCGCCTCGACGCCTTCCACCGCGTTTGGTCCAAGATCCAGTCCACCATCAAT GAGGTTCTTCGGGGGATCAGCCTCAAGCTGTTCGACCAGGTGCTGCGATGGGTGCAGGAATCCTTCTCCGCAGTCCGCTCCATTGCGAGACCTTCCGCAGCCGAGGTGCGGCAGCCATACCCTCTCCTCACCGATGTGATCTGCAGGAAGATACCGACGGCTTTTGTTCTCACCA AGAATGCGGAGTTCGTTGACGACATCACGACATTCCGGGATCTTGCAGAGTATCTTGAGTCCAATGGATGTCACCTGGCCAAGCTGTCGGCGACTGAATTATCGGAAAAAAATGGAGTTGGTTGTTGCTTCAGGAGCTTGTTGAGGCAGCTACTTTCAGATGTTCCAGAT GTAGCGGATATATTTGCACTTGCATCTTGGTACTCTGCAGCTGAGAACTATGATCAGCCTATAGTCGTCGTAATTGATGATTTAGAGCAATGCTCTGGTGATGTCCTGGGAGAGCTTGTGATGATGCTAAG CGAGTGGGTGATTAAAATTCCCATCTTCTTTGTGATGGGGATTGCAACCACCCTTGACGCACCAAGGAAACTACTCTCATCAGAAGATCTTCAAAGATTAGAGCCGTGCAAGCTGACCTTGGGGTCTCCTTCTGATAGAATGAACGCACTTGTTGAGGCTATCCTTGTCAAACCATGTGCTGGATTCTGTATCAGTCATGAAGTTGCAGTTTTCCTTAGAAATTACTTTTTCAAGCATGATGGGACCATAACATCTTTTATTAGTGCTCTCAAG CTTGCTTGTAGTAAGCACTTCTCTGTCGAACCTCTGAGCTTCTTGTGCATGGGAATGCTTGAAGAGGATCGTGAG AACTTCTGGCATGATAAGTTTAATGCACTACCCCAAGAATTGCGGAAATATGCATCTGGTCTCCCGTCATGCACAAG GGAAAAGGACTCAACCAAGTCTGGCGACAATATGGTTGACGGGTTGTCTGAGCTTATGAATATTCAAAAAGATTGGAGTTCAGTTCTCTTG TGCTTGTATGAAGCTGGAAAACATGGTAAAGTGCAACTTTTGGATATTTTCTGTGAGGCTGTAAACCCTGACCTGCACACTCAGAAGGCACCCAATCTACCAAATGAGAAGTCAGGAACTAGTAGAAGATTTATAGATCAGGTGATGGATACAATAAG GTACCTTCCAGTGGAAACACTATTTTGTCTTCTAGAAGTTTGGAGCATCCATCTAAACGGGATGGATAAG ATAACAAACAAGGTGAAAGAGCTTCAGTCCACCACAATCAGTACAGACAGTGTGAGGATCACAAAGGATAAGTGGCCTAG GAGATCAACAAATAGTACTGGAAATAGTACAGTAGCACTGAATGATAAAGTGGCTATGCTGTTGGATGATGTTACCAG GAAATTTCTGGTCTCTGTTGAGTGTTTACCTTTTCATGAAATCGTCTGTTTCAAGAATGTTAGCATTCTTCAATCT GCTTTAATTGGAAATCCGAGAAGAATGGTCCAGCTTGATCTAGTCAAGTCACACAAACATCTTAAATGCTCTTGCTGCAGGAAGAATGGAATTGCTGTGTTGGCATCCATGCATGATACATCAATTAT GTGCAATCTAGCCCAAGAATATGGTGATGTAATCAACCTTCATGACTGGTACATATCTTTCGATGGCATTATCAATAGCGTGCATTCAAAAATCAAAAGGAAACCGCACACATCTCCCTCGAAAAAGAAATCAAAACCCGTTGCTGCGGAGAGTGAAGCCATGATCCA AGCAAGGTTTTGCAGAGCTGTCACCGAGCTACAGATCACCGGACTTCTTCGGATGCCGAGCAAGAGAAGGCCAGATCTTGTGCAGAGAATCGCATTCGGCCTTTGA
- the LOC4348573 gene encoding phenolic glucoside malonyltransferase 1: MPPPPPPSVRTRSVTSVALPTHGDGGGCRRVPLSPFDAYWVALPPVRRVFLFPSPPPFGDVVRALRDSLEAVLPAFYPFAGALVYSPEEESLSIVVEAGGGVAFVEAETDLDLGRLVDEGEEHDEDALRQLVPDIRRDELPAPVMAAQVTEFVGGGGGVAVGVAMHHAAADGRGLWRFLEMWSAAAAAAVATSVREALPPPLHDRTLVRFDGDGELARLFLRQIAPDLPKIVHAPLRQCPLSRRTFTFAAPAVKLLKQRATVGGGKTPSTFAAMAAHGWVSIARASGLADDGGGPVFAVFLADARALMSPPAPGAYAGNCVAVCAASLEGAELAAGADAHAHARAAAAVGGAVDAARRDPLGDRARWHDKFARIPPGRAMIMAGSPWFPAYAVEFGLGRPAARAELASMNHDGEVVLVAGREAGSVQASVAIAADKMPAFREMFVVGCGWGEPDSN, translated from the exons atgccgccgccgccgccgccgtcggtgcgcACGAGGAGCGTCACCTCCGTCGCGCTCCCGACgcacggagatggcggcggctgtCGCCGCGTGCCGCTCTCCCCGTTCGACGCGTACTGGGTCGCGCTGCCGCCCGTCCGCCGCGTCTTCCTCttcccgtccccgccgccgttcGGAGACGTCGTACGCGCGCTCAGGGACTCCCTCGAGGCGGTGCTCCCGGCGTTCTACCCCTTCGCCGGCGCGCTGGTCTACTCGCCGGAGGAGGAATCGCTGTCCATTGTCGTggaggccggtggcggcgtggcgttcGTGGAGGCCGAGACGGACCTCGACCTCGGGAGGCTCGTCGACGAAGGGGAGGAGCACGACGAGGACGCGCTGCGGCAGCTCGTCCCGGACATCCGCCGCGACGAGCTCCCCGCGCCCGTCATGGCGGCGCAGGTGACGGAgttcgtcggcggtggcgggggcgtGGCGGTCGGGGTGGCCATGCaccacgcggcggcggacggccgcGGCCTCTGGCGATTCTTGGAGATgtggtccgccgccgccgcagcggccgTGGCCACCAGTGTCAGGGAGGCCCTCCCACCGCCGCTCCACGACCGGACGCTGGTGCggttcgacggcgacggcgagctggcCCGGCTGTTCTTGCGGCAGATCGCGCCGGACTTGCCCAAG ATCGTTCACGCGCCCCTGCGCCAATGCCCTCTCAGCCGGCGAACGTTCACGTTCGCCGCGCCGGCGGTGAAGCTCCTGAAGCAGCGCGccaccgtcggcggcggcaagacgCCGTCCACGttcgcggccatggcggcgcacGGGTGGGTCTCCATCGCGCGCGCCAGCGgcctcgccgacgacggcggcggccccgTGTTCGCCGTCTTCCTCGCGGACGCCCGCGCGCTcatgtcgccgccggcgcccggcgCCTACGCCGGCAACTGCGTCGCGGTGTGCGCGGCGTCGCTGGAAGgggcggagctcgccgccggggcggacgcgcacgcgcacgcgcgggcggccgcggccgtcgggggcgccgtcgacgccgcgagGCGCGACCCGCTCGGCGACCGCGCGCGGTGGCACGACAAGTTCGCGCGCATCCCGCCCGGGCGCGCGATGATCATGGCCGGGTCGCCGTGGTTCCCGGCGTACGCGGTGGAGTTCGGCTTGggcaggccggcggcgagggcggagcTGGCGTCCATGAACCACGACGGGGAGGTGGTGCTCGTCGCCGGGAGGGAGGCTGGGTCGGTCCAGGCGTCGGTGGCGATCGCCGCCGACAAGATGCCGGCGTTCCGTGAGATGTTTGTGGTTGGGTGCGGATGGGGCGAGCCTGACTCGAACTAG